The proteins below come from a single Azospirillum thiophilum genomic window:
- a CDS encoding heparinase II/III family protein codes for MGDGNGRFRSGMARLAYGNPLYALMLGGKAPGALAVVPPDPWPGDTDSGNAILAGRMRFAGQEIAVDPAGAPNWRPQGATSGWLRTAHGFEWLRDLRAVGGDMARRRARVLVWSWLDQNGGWHAQSWAPDVLGVRLASWIGLHDFYCASADDEFRARVFESMARQLRHLLRVAPAKLDGERLIGAVKGLLYGGYCLPDQDKAAREALRLLDRELPRQILPDGGHVERNPSIQMRVLRDLIDMRAVLRVAREEVPESLQHAIDRMTPALRFFRHVDGGLALFNGGQEEDQALIDTVLAQADARGRPLKSAPHTGFERLIAGRTLVLLDTGAPPPAGLDRAAHAGTLSMEVSVNKERLIVNCGSHPSQRGPWRAALAGTSAHSTMVVADTNSSEVLDKGGLGRRPSHVGCERQESDGAVLVVATHNGYSKGFGLLHRRRVYLADNGEDLRGEDTLEPVIGATPQPQPYAIRFHLHPQVEVVPIQGSEQVLLRLPSGNSWRMRVTGAALEVAESVYLGSGDEPRRTRQIMMQGQCGPEGITVKWALRRERKAA; via the coding sequence ATGGGCGACGGGAATGGACGGTTTCGCAGCGGCATGGCACGCCTTGCCTATGGGAACCCCCTCTACGCCCTGATGCTGGGGGGCAAGGCGCCGGGGGCGCTGGCAGTGGTTCCTCCCGACCCCTGGCCGGGCGACACCGACAGCGGTAACGCCATTCTGGCCGGCCGGATGCGGTTCGCCGGTCAGGAGATCGCCGTCGATCCCGCCGGTGCGCCGAACTGGCGGCCGCAGGGGGCGACGTCCGGCTGGCTGCGCACCGCCCATGGCTTCGAATGGCTGCGCGACCTGCGCGCGGTCGGCGGCGACATGGCACGGCGCCGGGCGCGGGTGCTGGTGTGGTCGTGGCTCGACCAGAATGGCGGCTGGCATGCGCAGAGCTGGGCGCCGGACGTGCTGGGGGTGCGACTGGCCAGCTGGATCGGCCTGCATGACTTCTATTGCGCCTCCGCCGACGACGAGTTCCGCGCCCGCGTGTTCGAGAGCATGGCCCGCCAGCTGCGCCATCTGCTGCGGGTGGCGCCGGCCAAGCTCGACGGCGAGCGGCTGATCGGCGCCGTCAAGGGGCTGCTCTATGGCGGCTATTGCTTGCCCGACCAGGACAAGGCGGCGCGGGAGGCGCTGCGTCTGCTCGACCGCGAGCTGCCGCGCCAGATCCTGCCCGACGGCGGCCATGTGGAGCGCAACCCGTCGATCCAGATGCGGGTGTTGCGCGACCTGATCGACATGCGCGCCGTGCTGCGCGTCGCCAGGGAGGAGGTGCCGGAAAGCCTCCAGCATGCCATCGACCGCATGACTCCGGCGCTTCGCTTCTTCCGCCATGTCGATGGCGGGCTCGCCCTGTTCAACGGCGGGCAGGAGGAGGATCAGGCGCTGATCGATACGGTGCTGGCCCAGGCCGACGCCCGCGGCCGTCCGCTGAAGAGCGCGCCGCACACCGGCTTCGAGCGGTTGATCGCCGGCCGCACCCTGGTGCTGCTCGACACCGGCGCGCCGCCGCCGGCCGGGCTGGACCGCGCCGCCCATGCCGGCACCCTGTCGATGGAGGTCTCCGTCAACAAGGAGCGGCTGATCGTCAATTGCGGCAGCCATCCGTCCCAGCGCGGTCCCTGGCGCGCGGCCCTGGCCGGGACGTCGGCCCATTCGACCATGGTCGTCGCCGACACCAACTCGTCGGAGGTGTTGGACAAGGGCGGGCTGGGGCGCCGGCCGTCCCATGTCGGGTGCGAGCGGCAGGAATCCGACGGCGCCGTGCTGGTCGTCGCCACCCACAACGGCTACAGCAAGGGCTTCGGCCTGCTGCACCGCCGCCGCGTCTATCTGGCCGACAATGGCGAGGACCTGCGCGGCGAGGACACGCTGGAACCGGTGATCGGCGCCACGCCGCAGCCGCAGCCCTATGCCATCCGTTTCCACCTGCACCCGCAGGTCGAGGTGGTGCCGATCCAGGGGAGCGAGCAGGTGCTTCTCCGCCTGCCCAGCGGCAATTCCTGGCGCATGCGGGTCACCGGCGCCGCGCTGGAGGTGGCGGAGAGCGTCTATCTCGGCAGCGGGGACGAGCCGCGCCGCACCCGCCAGATCATGATGCAGGGACAATGCGGCCCCGAGGGCATCACGGTGAAATGGGCCTTGCGCCGCGAACGCAAGGCGGCGTAA
- the purH gene encoding bifunctional phosphoribosylaminoimidazolecarboxamide formyltransferase/IMP cyclohydrolase, translating to MSPPKANHAPAPDKVRITRALISVSDKAGLVELGKALADRGVEILSTGGSAQRLAEAGVPVKEVSDHTGFPEIMDGRVKTLHPRVHGGILARRDIHADAMARHDIPGIDLVVVNLYPFEATVAGGAGYDDCVENIDIGGPAMIRAAAKNHDFVAIVTEPSDYAAVLDELATHDGCVTLALRRKLAQRAYARTAAYDAAISTWLAGQLGETFPPRATLSGSLVQTLRYGENPHQQAAFYVTGEKRPGVATAVQLQGKELSYNNLNDTDAAFELVAEFEQPAVAIIKHANPCGVAQGSNLLEAYRSALLCDPVSAFGGIIAVNRSLDAETAEEISKLFAEVVIAPDADEAARALLATKKNLRVLLTRDVPNPAEPGMMIKQLSGGFLLQNRDSGRIDPAELKVVTKRAPTQQELTDLLFAFRVAKHVKSNAIVYAKNGATVGVGAGQMSRVDSARIAAIKSAEAAKAAGLAEPLTKGSVVASDAFFPFADGLLAAAEAGVTAVIQPGGSIRDNEVIAAADEKGLAMVLTGMRHFRH from the coding sequence ATGAGCCCGCCCAAAGCCAACCACGCCCCCGCCCCCGACAAGGTCCGCATTACCCGCGCCCTGATTTCCGTGTCCGACAAGGCCGGTCTGGTGGAGTTGGGCAAGGCGCTCGCCGACCGCGGCGTCGAGATCCTGTCGACCGGCGGTTCGGCCCAGCGTCTGGCTGAGGCCGGCGTGCCGGTCAAGGAGGTCTCCGACCACACCGGCTTCCCCGAGATCATGGACGGCCGCGTCAAGACGCTGCACCCGCGCGTCCATGGCGGCATTCTGGCCCGCCGCGACATCCATGCCGACGCGATGGCCCGGCACGACATTCCTGGCATCGATCTGGTGGTGGTGAACCTCTACCCGTTCGAGGCGACGGTGGCCGGGGGCGCCGGCTATGACGACTGCGTCGAGAACATCGACATCGGCGGGCCGGCGATGATCCGTGCCGCCGCCAAGAACCATGATTTCGTCGCCATCGTCACCGAGCCGTCCGACTATGCGGCGGTGCTGGACGAGCTGGCGACCCATGACGGCTGCGTCACGCTGGCGCTGCGCCGCAAGCTGGCCCAGCGCGCCTATGCCCGCACCGCGGCCTATGACGCTGCCATTTCCACCTGGCTGGCCGGGCAGCTGGGCGAGACCTTCCCGCCGCGCGCGACCCTGTCGGGCTCGCTGGTCCAGACCCTGCGCTATGGCGAGAACCCGCACCAGCAGGCGGCCTTCTACGTCACCGGCGAGAAGCGTCCGGGCGTGGCGACCGCCGTGCAGCTGCAGGGCAAGGAGCTGTCCTACAACAACCTGAACGACACCGACGCCGCCTTCGAGCTGGTCGCCGAGTTCGAGCAGCCGGCCGTCGCCATCATCAAGCACGCCAACCCCTGCGGCGTGGCGCAAGGGTCGAACCTGCTGGAGGCCTACCGCTCGGCCCTGCTGTGCGATCCGGTCAGCGCCTTCGGCGGCATCATCGCCGTCAACCGGTCGCTGGACGCCGAGACTGCCGAGGAGATCTCCAAGCTGTTCGCCGAGGTGGTGATTGCGCCGGACGCCGACGAGGCCGCCCGCGCCCTGCTCGCCACCAAGAAGAACCTGCGCGTGCTGCTGACCAGGGACGTGCCGAACCCGGCCGAGCCGGGCATGATGATCAAGCAGCTGTCGGGCGGCTTCCTGCTGCAGAACCGCGACAGCGGCCGCATCGATCCGGCCGAGCTGAAGGTCGTGACCAAGCGCGCGCCGACCCAGCAGGAGCTGACCGACCTGCTGTTCGCCTTCCGCGTCGCCAAGCACGTCAAGTCGAACGCCATCGTCTATGCCAAGAACGGCGCCACGGTGGGCGTCGGTGCCGGCCAGATGAGCCGTGTCGACAGCGCCCGCATCGCCGCCATCAAGTCGGCCGAGGCCGCGAAGGCCGCCGGCCTGGCCGAGCCGCTGACCAAGGGTTCGGTGGTTGCGTCCGACGCCTTCTTCCCGTTCGCCGACGGCCTGCTGGCTGCGGCCGAGGCGGGTGTGACGGCGGTGATCCAGCCGGGCGGCTCGATCCGCGACAACGAGGTGATCGCCGCCGCGGACGAGAAGGGTCTGGCGATGGTGCTCACCGGGATGCGGCACTTCCGGCATTGA
- a CDS encoding RNA polymerase factor sigma-32, with translation MAYIDDPETQRANLSFIKASMREPLLSRDHEFELARKWREGSDERALHELVRAYTRLVVATASRFRNYGLPMGDLVQEGNVGLMQAAGRFEPDREVRFSTYAAWWIRSAMQDYILRNWSIVRTGTTAAQKSLFFNLRRLRAKIDSATQNGSGAPLTQEGREWIAGELHVEVSEVEAMEMRLSGADQSLNTPVADGSDDDWQDFLADQRPSPEDVVIGMRDANTRSQWLADALGELSPRERTIIRERRLREEGATLEQLGRELGVSKERVRQLEHRALLKLRQSMLKRVEDTDDLLAEA, from the coding sequence ATGGCATACATCGACGATCCGGAGACTCAGCGTGCTAACCTGAGCTTCATCAAGGCGTCCATGCGCGAACCACTGTTGTCGCGCGATCATGAATTCGAGCTCGCCCGCAAATGGCGCGAAGGCTCCGACGAACGGGCGCTGCATGAGTTGGTCCGTGCCTACACCCGTCTGGTGGTGGCGACCGCGTCGCGCTTCCGCAACTACGGCCTGCCGATGGGCGATCTCGTCCAGGAGGGCAATGTCGGGCTGATGCAGGCGGCCGGCCGCTTCGAGCCCGACCGCGAGGTGCGCTTCTCGACCTATGCCGCCTGGTGGATCCGTTCGGCCATGCAGGACTACATCCTGCGCAACTGGTCGATCGTGCGGACCGGCACCACCGCGGCGCAGAAATCGCTGTTCTTCAACCTGCGCCGCCTGCGTGCCAAGATCGACAGCGCCACCCAGAACGGCAGCGGCGCCCCCCTGACCCAGGAAGGCCGCGAATGGATCGCCGGCGAACTCCATGTCGAGGTGTCGGAGGTCGAGGCGATGGAGATGCGGCTATCCGGCGCCGACCAGTCGCTGAACACGCCGGTGGCCGACGGCTCAGACGACGACTGGCAGGACTTCCTGGCCGACCAGCGCCCGTCGCCCGAGGACGTGGTGATCGGCATGCGCGATGCCAACACCCGGTCGCAATGGCTGGCCGACGCGCTCGGCGAACTCAGCCCGCGCGAACGCACCATCATCCGCGAACGCCGCCTGCGCGAGGAAGGCGCCACGCTGGAACAGCTGGGCCGCGAACTGGGCGTCAGCAAGGAACGGGTGCGCCAGCTCGAGCACCGCGCCCTGCTGAAGCTGCGCCAGTCGATGCTGAAGCGGGTCGAGGATACGGACGATCTGCTGGCGGAGGCATAA
- a CDS encoding CarD family transcriptional regulator, with protein sequence MSNKLDFEAGDFVVYPAHGVGRVEGIETHSIAGLEVQLYAITFEKERMTLKVPVTKARNAGLRRLSSKDRIKVALETLQGRSRVRRTMWSRRAQEYEAKINSGDPVSIAEVVRDLYRGADQSDQSYSERQIYQAALERLARELAAVEKIDETKATERLESVLSKAA encoded by the coding sequence ATGTCGAACAAGCTTGACTTCGAAGCCGGTGACTTCGTCGTTTATCCGGCTCATGGCGTCGGTCGGGTCGAAGGGATCGAGACCCACAGCATTGCCGGACTCGAGGTTCAACTCTACGCGATCACGTTCGAGAAAGAGCGCATGACGCTCAAGGTCCCCGTCACCAAGGCCCGCAACGCCGGCCTGCGCCGCCTGTCGTCCAAGGACCGCATCAAGGTCGCGCTGGAGACGCTGCAGGGCCGTTCGCGCGTCCGCCGCACGATGTGGAGCCGCCGCGCCCAAGAGTATGAGGCCAAGATCAACTCCGGCGACCCGGTGTCCATCGCCGAGGTGGTGCGCGACCTGTACCGCGGTGCCGACCAGTCCGACCAGTCCTACAGCGAGCGCCAGATCTATCAGGCCGCCCTGGAGCGTCTGGCCCGCGAGTTGGCCGCCGTCGAGAAGATCGACGAGACCAAGGCGACAGAACGTCTGGAATCGGTGCTGTCCAAGGCGGCCTGA
- the fdxA gene encoding ferredoxin FdxA: MPYVVTDGCIKCKYTDCVEVCPVDCFYEGENMLVIHPDECIDCGVCEPECPAEAIVPDTDDRATKWLEMNRDYSGQWPNITRKKDAPADADEFKNVDGKFEKFFSPKPGGAG, translated from the coding sequence ATGCCCTACGTCGTCACCGACGGCTGCATCAAGTGCAAGTACACCGACTGCGTCGAAGTCTGCCCCGTGGATTGCTTCTACGAGGGTGAGAACATGCTGGTCATCCACCCGGACGAGTGCATCGACTGCGGCGTGTGCGAGCCGGAGTGCCCGGCCGAGGCGATCGTCCCGGACACCGACGACCGCGCGACCAAGTGGCTGGAGATGAACCGCGACTATTCCGGCCAGTGGCCGAACATCACCCGCAAGAAGGACGCGCCGGCCGACGCCGACGAGTTCAAGAACGTCGACGGCAAGTTCGAGAAATTCTTCTCTCCCAAGCCGGGCGGCGCGGGCTGA
- a CDS encoding LysR family transcriptional regulator — MDLAGLRVVKAVADTGSVSRAAESLHCVQSNVTARIKRLEEDLGVDLFLRLSRGMEPTPAGRVLAGYADRVLRLVAQARDAVAEAAGRGGRLAIGSMESTAAVRLPRILARFHRDHSDVELTITPGPSETLLGEVLAGRLDGAFVGGEVAHPDLTAQRVFDEELVLVEPAAGLTTDSARRTLIAFGRACAYRGRAEMAMREAGRVPFRIMEFGALDAILGCVGAGMGVTVMPRSVVERDPWRDLLAARPLPDGLARMPTRFVRRTDAIETASLRAFVEAVSDDPAKGIQIDPAMTPLAPATGAPTSRTGLNGLSAAC; from the coding sequence ATGGATCTGGCCGGTTTGCGGGTGGTGAAGGCGGTCGCCGACACCGGCAGCGTCAGCCGCGCGGCGGAGTCCCTGCATTGCGTCCAGTCCAACGTCACCGCACGGATCAAGCGGCTGGAGGAGGATTTGGGCGTCGACCTGTTCCTGCGCCTGAGCCGCGGGATGGAGCCGACGCCTGCCGGGCGCGTGCTGGCCGGCTACGCCGACCGGGTGCTGCGGCTGGTCGCCCAGGCCCGCGACGCGGTGGCGGAGGCGGCGGGCCGCGGCGGACGGCTGGCGATCGGCAGCATGGAATCGACCGCCGCGGTGCGGCTGCCACGGATCCTGGCCCGCTTCCACCGAGACCATTCCGACGTGGAACTGACCATCACCCCCGGCCCGAGCGAAACCCTGCTGGGTGAGGTGCTGGCCGGACGGCTGGACGGCGCCTTCGTCGGCGGCGAGGTGGCGCACCCCGACCTGACCGCGCAGCGCGTCTTCGACGAGGAACTGGTGCTGGTCGAACCCGCCGCCGGATTGACCACCGACTCGGCCCGCCGCACCCTGATCGCCTTCGGCCGTGCCTGCGCCTACCGCGGCCGGGCGGAGATGGCGATGCGCGAGGCCGGACGCGTGCCCTTCCGGATCATGGAGTTCGGCGCGCTCGACGCCATCCTGGGTTGCGTCGGCGCCGGCATGGGGGTGACGGTCATGCCCCGCTCGGTGGTCGAGCGCGATCCCTGGCGCGACCTGCTGGCCGCCCGGCCGCTTCCCGACGGCCTAGCCCGCATGCCGACCCGCTTCGTCCGCCGGACCGACGCCATAGAGACGGCCAGCCTGCGCGCCTTTGTCGAAGCGGTGTCCGACGATCCGGCGAAGGGCATACAAATCGATCCGGCAATGACTCCGCTTGCCCCTGCGACAGGGGCGCCCACATCACGCACGGGGTTGAACGGCTTGTCCGCGGCGTGCTAG